CTTGAAATAAAAATCTTCAAAGGCAGCGCTGCTCATATTGGCGGACTGGGCCATGGCGCCGTTTGGATAGCGTAAAATGACCCAACGTGAACGGTCAACCCGGTCGCGCAGGACAGGGCTCATGGCCTTGGCATAGCGGGCCAGCTGCTCTTGGTCAACATCGGCCAGTTCAGCAGAATTATCGCCGGCGCGCACGGCAATATAGGCATCCATTTTTTTCATTCGAGTCAATTCAAATTCAGCCAGTTGACGCATTTGTTCTTCTGCGGCGCCGGTTAAATAAGCACGTGTCAGCCGGGGTTCGGACAAGTGCAGGTAGGGGTTGGCGCCTCTGGCGTAGCTTTCTTCCAAGAGGGCTTCGGCCAGGGGAAGGGCGTCATGGCCGGAAATATCCAAAAGGACGTTGTCGTTTTTTTGTAACGCTACGGAATAGGCGGTTAGATTTTTTGCCAATTGACGAATTCTAGGATCCATCGGTTCACACTCCTTAACTGATATGCCATTGGCGCTTGTCCAAGGTCCGGTACTGGATGGCTTCGGCAATGTGTCGGGTGGCAATGGCGCTGCCGCCATCTAAGTCGGCAATGGTTCGGGCCAGTTTTAATATGCGGTCATGGGCTCTGGCGGACAAGCCTAAGCGGTCAAAGGCCTGGCGCAAGAGGGCCTTGGGTTCAGCGCCCAAGGCGCAGAATTGCCGAATGTCCTGGTGGGTCATGCTGCCGTTGGCAAAAACAGGCCGGTTGCTAAAGCGTTCCAATTGAATGCTGCGGGCGGCAATGACGCGGTCGCGAATAAGGGCAGACGATTCTCCGGCCTTTTTATCGTATAATTCGGTAAAAGCAATGGGGGAGAGCTCCACTTGTAGGTCAAAGCGGTCTAAGAGGGGGCCGGAAATGCGCTGGCGATAGCGGGACACCTGGGCAGAAGTACAGGTGCAATTGTGGTGGGGATCGTTTAAATAACCGCAGGGGCAGGGATTCATCGCTGCCAGTAAAATAAAATCACAAGGGTAGGTGACCTGGGCGCTGACGCGGGAAACGGTGACTTCACCATCTTCCAGCGGTTGACGCAGGCCTTCCAGCACTTCTCGGCGGTACTCAGGCAGCTCGTCCATAAAGAGGACACCGTGGTGGGCCAGGGAAACTTCGCCCGGTCGCGGGATCCGGCCACCGCCGATTAAGCTGGCCTGAGAAGCGCTATGGTGCGGGCTGCGAAAAGGTCGGTCTGTGACCAGAAAACGGTCATCGCTCAATAGGCCGGCTACAGAATACAGCTTGCTGGCGTCCAGGCTTTCTTGGCGGCTGAGGGGCGGTAAGATTCCCGGAAAAGCCCGGGCCAGCATGGTCTTCCCGGCCCCGGGGGAGCCAATGAACAGGACGTTGTGACCGCCGGCTGCTGCAATTTCAAGGGCACGTTTGGCTTCGCTTTGCCCTTTGACGTCGCTAAAGTCAAACTTAACCTTTTGATCGGCTTTGAGAATGCCGTCGATGTCGGGCATGGGTTCCGGTTGGCGCAGGGTCGGATCGCGTAAAAAGTCAACTACTTCCCGAAGCTGGCTAAAGCCATAAACAGCGGTGCCGCTTAAGGCGCCTTCTTTGGCGTTGCCTGCCGGCAAAATCATATTTAGTCC
This portion of the Peptococcus niger genome encodes:
- a CDS encoding YifB family Mg chelatase-like AAA ATPase, which produces MLAQLKSACHTGLDVSTVSVEIDAARGLPSWDIVGLPDIAVRESKERVHTALKNAGFDFPPRKIVVNLAPANLKKEGPSFDLPIAIAILIATEQLPQTAADHFMLLGELGLDGALHRVDGILPASLKAKASGLNMILPAGNAKEGALSGTAVYGFSQLREVVDFLRDPTLRQPEPMPDIDGILKADQKVKFDFSDVKGQSEAKRALEIAAAGGHNVLFIGSPGAGKTMLARAFPGILPPLSRQESLDASKLYSVAGLLSDDRFLVTDRPFRSPHHSASQASLIGGGRIPRPGEVSLAHHGVLFMDELPEYRREVLEGLRQPLEDGEVTVSRVSAQVTYPCDFILLAAMNPCPCGYLNDPHHNCTCTSAQVSRYRQRISGPLLDRFDLQVELSPIAFTELYDKKAGESSALIRDRVIAARSIQLERFSNRPVFANGSMTHQDIRQFCALGAEPKALLRQAFDRLGLSARAHDRILKLARTIADLDGGSAIATRHIAEAIQYRTLDKRQWHIS